The Salinicoccus sp. RF5 region AAAACTGACATCCTATGACCACATCACGATAACGAGGAGGTGCACATCGTGGCTAAAAAAGTAATCAACGTAGTAAAATTGCAGATTCCTGCAGGTAAAGCGAACCCGGCACCACCGGTAGGTCCGGCACTAGGTCAGGCGGGCGTAAACATCATGGGATTCTGTAAAGAATTCAATGCACGTACACAGGAACAGGCTGGTCTCATCATTCCGGTTGAAATTTCCGTATTCGAGGACCGTTCCTTCACTTTCATTACGAAGACTCCACCAGCGGCTGTTCTTTTGAAGAAAGCTGCCAACACCGAAAAAGGTTCAGGCGAACCGAACAAGAATAAAGTGGCGACAGTAACTGAAGCGCAGGTACGTGAAATTGCTGAAACTAAAATGGAAGACCTTAATGCAGCAGACGTGGAAGCGGCTATGCGTATGGTCGAAGGTACAGCAAGAAGCA contains the following coding sequences:
- the rplK gene encoding 50S ribosomal protein L11 — translated: MAKKVINVVKLQIPAGKANPAPPVGPALGQAGVNIMGFCKEFNARTQEQAGLIIPVEISVFEDRSFTFITKTPPAAVLLKKAANTEKGSGEPNKNKVATVTEAQVREIAETKMEDLNAADVEAAMRMVEGTARSMGFSVEK